The sequence below is a genomic window from Paenibacillus silvisoli.
AATGGCGTGCAGCGCGATCATCCCGATTTACGAAGTGAACTATTACTTATGGAACCGCCGGGTCGGCGCTATCGCTTTCTTGCAGGGCGAGGGGCTATGGCTCACTACGGATGAGCAGTGGCAGGCTGACGAGACGGCTGCCGCGCAAATCTGCCTGCTTGGCGAAGAGCCGTTCGGCGATTTGGAAAATAGTCCGCCGGCGTTCGTAGCCGGCGGCTTTGGCGATATTGCGGCGTACGAGCTTCAAGAGGTACAGGCGATGGAGACGGCGTCGCTGGAGGCAAGCGTGACCGGCGGCACCGTGCGGGTTAGCGGGTTTCACGGTCAGGATGGCGCTCTCGTCAAGCCAGAGCAAGCAAAGCTCGAGCTTTTCTACCATCTGCGCAAACAGAACGAGTGGAAAGCAATGCGGCAGCTTCAGAACGACATGAAGCTGGACAACGCTTCTAAGGTGCTGGTTGATTTGCTGGCAGAGCACAATTGCCGGTTTGCCGTCTCCAACCATGGGGATCAGCCGGTGAAGCTGCTCTGGAACGGCGCCGAGTCGCTGATGGAGCTGGAGCGTTACGACGGCTGCATTACGGAATGGCTCGTCATTCCTCCGGGAGAGACGGTCTATACGCTGCCGCAGGGCTGCCGCTATATCCAGCTGTACGCGCTGGGAGAGCAAGGTACGCCATTCGAGCTGGAGCTTGCGTTCCAATCGGTGCATGTCGCGCTGAATCAGGTAGGCGAGCTGCAGAGCGAGGATGCGCAGCTGAACGAGATTTTCGACGTGTCTGCGCATACGAGCCGGATTTGCCATCAGATCGGGCTGTGGGACGGCATTAAGCGGGATCGGTTGAATTGGACGTTCGACTTCTATCTGGCGGCAAAATCGTGCTATTTCCTGTGGGACGATACGAAAGTCATCCAGCGCGCGGTCAGGGAGCTGGGCGTGGACACGCCAAGCGGGCACTGGATGAACGGCATTTGCGAATACACGCTTTGGTGGCTGAAGACCGTCTGCGAGTATTACGTGCAAACCGGCGATAAATCGTTCGTGCAGGAAATGAAGGAGCCGCTGCAGCGCCATATCGAATGGGTACGTAAAAATACGCGCCCAGGCGAAGGGCTGATGGAGGAGGACGGCATCTTGATCGAATGGGTGCCGCTGAAGCAGGAGGAACGCGTTGTCGCGCTGCAGGCGATCTATGCGCTGACGCATGCCGATCTGGTGAAGCTGTCCGCCGACATGCCGGAGCTTGAGCTCGAGCCGCTGCTGGATTGGCCGATAAAGGCGCTGACCTCTGCGGATTTCCTGAAGGAGCCTTATGCGCTGGCCGTAAAGGTGCTCGGCATTGCGAGCGGATATGTTTCGGCCGAAGCGGCTGAGGCGTTCTTGGACGGCTATGTGCTGGAAGACCCGATCACGCCGCTCTCGGCGTATCAGCTGGCGGAGTGCTATTCGCGCTTCGGCAAGCATGAGCGGGCTTACGACATCATTTCGCTCGTTTGGGGCGGGATGCTGAAGCAAGGCGCGACGACGTTCTGGGAGGCTTACACGCATGGAGGAGGAAGCGAGGCACGCGATTTTCACGATGCGCTCACGACCTATACGGCGTACGGCTCCTATCGGATGAGCTTATGCCATTCGTGGTCCAGCACGCCGGTCAAGTGGATCGGAGAAGTCGTACTGGGCGTGCAGCCTCTAGAGCCGGGGTACAAAACCGTTAAGGTTTCGCCGAAGCCGGTCGGCGGCATCCGTGCTTGCAGCGGAACGGTGAATACGCCTCATGGGGCGATTCAGGTGCGCTGGCATGTGGACGCTTCGGGCAAAGTATGTACGCAAGTGACGGCGCCTCCCGGCGTGCAGGTGGTTGAGTTTAGCGAGAATCAGACGGTTTAGACGTGGTCAGTATGGACAGAATCAAATTTGATTGATTAATCAGTGAGAGCCGCTCTTCGGAGCGGCTCTCTTTTGTTTGTTTACTAAATCCCACCGGGCAGGCTTTTCGCTAGTGTGTGGCGGCAGCGATAGAGTGCCTGAAACATTTAACGGTTGCCCCAGCGCTTATTTGCACAATAACAGCCCTTTTTAACTTCTAACGGTTGCCGCAGAGGTTATTTTGCCTTAGTCGGTATAATTCGCTGTCCAGATCGCCAAATAGCCTTCCTGACAACCGTTAGAAATTCAAATCGGCCTTTTAAGGCGAAATAGCGTGCGTAGCAACCGTTAGCGTACGAGACTAATCGCCCGCCTTACATGGCTGTAAGATTGCTGAAAGCCGAATCAATAGGTGAAACGGTGGAAACGGACTACACTCGAAGAGAAGAAACCGGTAAAGGAGAGATCATGATGAACAACAAAATAAATCTAGCCATTCTGTTCGGCGGCGCGTCGACGGAGCACGAAGTTTCGCTGTCCTCCGCGGCCGCTGTCATCGAGCATTTGGACCGTTCGATATACAGCTTAATTCTGATCGGCATTACGAGAGAGGGCCGTTGGCTCCGTTACCTCGGCGACGAAGACGGAATCAGGGAGGACAGATGGCACTCGTATCCGGATTGTACTTCGGCCTTTCTGTCGCCGGACCGGTCGATGAAAGGACTGTTCGAGCTGGTAGGGACGGAATACCGGTTCACGCCGATCGAAGCGGTATTCCCGGTGCTGCACGGCAAGAACGGGGAGGACGGCACGCTTCAAGGGCTGCTGGAGCTGGCAGATCTGCCGTTCGTCGGCTGCGGCTCGCTCTCGTCGGCCGTTTGCATGGACAAGGCGATCGCGAAGTCGCTCATCGAGGCGGAAGGCATACCGGTACCTCCTGCCGTCGTGCTAACCGCGGCGCAGTGGGCGGCCGGAGATCGCGCCGGGCTGGAGCGACTGCCATTCCCGGTATACGTTAAACCCGCCAGATCCGGCTCGTCGATCGGCATTACCAAAGCACATGGCCCGGCCGAGCTGGAGGCTGGCATTGCCATAGCGCTGCAGCATGACGACAAGCTCGTCATCGAAACCCATATCGACGGCGTTGAAATCGGCTGCGCGGTGCTCGGCAGCGAAGAAGAGCTTTTCGTTGGCGTGCTTGATGAAATCGAACTGGAAGGAAGCTTCTTCGACTATGACGAGAAGTATTCGCTGCGCACCTCGTCGATCCACCTGCCGGCACGCATCGGGGACACGAAGACGGCGGAAGCGCGTAATATGGCGCTGCGCATCTATCGGACGCTGGGCTGCAAAGGCTTTGCGCGCGTCGATCTTTTCCTTTCGCGGGACGGTAGGCTGTATTTTAACGAAGTGAATACGATTCCCGGCTTTACGGCCGCGAGCCGCTATCCGAACATGATGCGGGCGGCAGGGCTTGCGTTTCCGGACCTTCTGAATAGGCTCGTTGCAGAAGCGCTAAACAAACGGCCGGAAGGTCTAAACAATAGGGCAAGAGGAGAGTAGCATATGATGCCGATTACGAGAAATTCAATAGATGAAACGTCATTGTCGCGATGCCGGATGGTCTACCTAGGCGAAGAAGAGGTTGGCCGGGGCAACCTAATCCTGGTGAATGCCGAGCATCCCGTACGTAACGTAGAGACGCGGCTCGCGCCAGTAGCCGAAAGTCTGCTAACGGCGCCAGGCACGGAAGAGCCGGACGTCGCATTGGACGCCGTCTGTCTCGCGCAGCTGTCGTCGCTGTTGGATGCCTGCGGCGGCAAGGAACGGATCACCGTCGTCAGCGGATACCGCTCGAAGGCGATGCAGCGGATGATTTATATGGACACGTTGCGGGAACGCGGTCCGGCCTTTACGGAAAGCTATGTCGCGCTGCCCGGTGCGAGCGAGCATCAGACAGGCTTAGCCGTTGACGTCGGTCTCGCCGGCGACGGGCTCGATTATATCGCGCCTTCCTTCTCGGAGGAATCGGACGCAGCCAAGCGGTTCAAGCAGCTGGCGCCTGCCTATGGCTTCATCCAGCGCTATGAGGAAGGGAAGCGGCCCATTACGGGCATCGCATGCGAGCCGTGGCATTATCGTTACGTCGGCTATCCGCATTCAGCCGTCATGGCTTGCGAGAGCCTGTGCTTGGAGGAATATACGGCTTTCGTACGTGAACATGCCTGCGGCCGGAAGCATTTGTTCGTCGAGGATGGCGACCGGCGGTTCGAAATCTACTACGTCGAGGCAACGGCCGGTTTTACGCTTGTTCCGGTTCCCGATGAGAAGGCCGCGAATTGGGACGTGTCCGGCAATAACGTGGATGGCTTTGTCGTAACGGTCGCTTATGAAAAGGAGCCGGATCGTCATGGACGCTAAACGAAGCTACGGCTGGTTGGATCTAGCCAAGCTAGCAGCGGCGCTGCTCGTTATCGCCAACCATACGGGACCGCTTGCATCATGGAGCGGTGAAGCTGATTTTGTCCTCACGAACGTCATTTCGCGTCTAGCCGTGCCCTTCTTTTTCATGGCGTCCGGGTTTTTCTTCTTTCGGAGCAAACCGCCGGTGAAAAAGTTTATAACCCGTGTCGGCGGACTATATGCAATTGGCATTTTGATTTATTTACCAGTTAACATGTATGCTGGATATATCAGCCGCGAGTCGACGGTCAGCGAGCTTCTAAAGGACGTCGTATTCGACGGTACGTTTTATCACCTATGGTATCTGCCGGCTCTGCTGCTCGGTACAATGATCGTTTACGGCTTGCGGCTTCTGCTGCGGGATCGTACGATTCTGATTGTGACAGGCGTTCTTTACGCAGTCGGCCTGTTCGGCGACAGCTATTTCGGCATCGCTGCGCGTGTTGACGTCTTGTCGGCCTTCTATGAGCAACTGCTCAACGTCTTCGGCCAGACGCGCAACGGACTGTTCTTTACCCCGTTCTTCATCGCGCTTGGCGCGTATGCGGGCCATAAGGCGGCTGTGGTAAGCAAGGCAGACGCACGCTCCGCCCGATGGTATGGCGGATTGTTTCTGGCCTCGTTTACTTTGCTGCAGATCGAGGGCACGGTACTCCATCGTCTCGCGCTGCAGCACGACGAAGTCATGTACGTGGCGCTTGTCCCTGCCGAATATGCGTTGTTTCGTCTGCTGACGATCCGAAGCAGGAAGTCGTTTCCCCGTGTTCGATACATGAGTACGGCGGCTTATCTCCTTCATCCTATGGCGATCCTGTTTGTGAGGGGCGTCGCCAAGCTTCTCGGCATTCAGGCGGTCGTGATCGGCAACAGCTTCGTGTTCTTTGCCGCGGTGACCGCCGTAACCTTGCTGTCAGCCGCCGCCCTGGCCAGGTTCTCGTCGCTTCGTTCTTCCACGTCGTCGGAGCCTGGTAAGCCTAGAGCGTGGGTAGAGATCAATCTGGCCCATCTGGATCATAATGCGCGCGCATTAAAACAAGCGCTTCCGGAAGGGACGAGCCTAATGGCGGTCGTCAAAGCGAACGCATACGGCCACGGCAGCGTCGGCATCGCCAAGCGGTTGAACCGCGGGGGCAACCGTCACTTCGCGGTTGCGGAGATCGGCGAGGCGGTCGAGCTGCGCAAGGCGGGCATAAAAGGCGAAATTCTCGTCTTCGGGTATACCCCGACGGAGAGATTAGACGAATTGATCCGATGGAAGCTGACGCAGACGGTCATTCACGCCGACGACGCGCGACGTCTGCAGGCGCACGGCGGCAAGTTCAAGGTGCATGTCAAGCTCGATACCGGAATGAATCGGCTTGGCGAGCAGAGCGACCGCGACGACGAGATTTTGTCGATGTACCGGCACAGCCGGCTTCAGGTGACGGGGACATACAGCCACCTCGCGGAAGCCGACAGCTTGGATCCTTCCGACATCGCGTTCAGCCGGCAACAGATCGGGCGCTTTCGGCAGGCCATCGCACGGATTCGGGAGGCGGGCTTGAATCCGGGCCAGCTGCATTTGCAAAGCAGCTACGGCATCTTGAATTTCCCCGATCTCGAGATGGACCTTGCGCGTCCCGGCATCGCGCTCTACGGACTGCTGTCCTCAGAAGGCGACGCCATCCGTACCAACATCGACCTGCGCCCCGTACTTTCGTTAAAAGCAAGCGTTTCGCGGGTTCATCCCGTCAGGGCTGGAGAGTCTGTCGGCTATAACAGAAGCTTCACGGCGTCGTCCGACACGATGGTGGCGACGATCGCGATCGGATACGCGGACGGCATTGCTCGCGAGGTGAACGAACGGGGCGGCAGCGTGATCATTCATGGGCGACGGGCTCCTATCGTCGGCCGGATCTGCATGGATCAGCTGACCGTGGACGTCAGCGGCATTCCGGACGTCAGCCAGGGCGATACGGCGACGATTATCGGCGAAGACGGCGCAGAGCGGATAACCGCGGGCGAGATCGCCAAGCGAACCGGGACGATCACGAACGAAATTTTATGCGCGATGGGCACGCGGGCGCCGAAGCTTTTTATCACCGAGCAGCCGAAGTTGGAGCTAGGTCCTAGTTCCGATGCAAATGCGCAAGTCGGAGCCGCTGTCCGGGCAGGAACAGGAATTCACGCGCCGCAGCAGTAACAAGGAGGGAAAACATGTACGACATCATGATCGTCGAGGACGACGATAAAATCGCTACGATGCTTCAGGCCCATATCCGGAAATACGGCTACAACGGCATCGTCGTCGACGACTTCGAGCGGGTGCTCGACCGTTTCCGGGAGCTCGAGCCCCATATGGTGCTGCTCGACATCAATTTACCCAGCTTCGACGGTTATTATTGGTGCCGCCAAATCCGGTCGGTTTCCACCTGCCCGATCATCGTCATCTCGGCCCGCAGCGGCAAGATGGACCAGCTGATGGCGCTGGAAAACGGCGCCGACGATTATATGACCAAGCCGTTCCATTACGAAATCGTCATGGCCAAAATCCGCAACCAGCTTCGCCGGGCGTACGGCGACTTTGCCGCCAAGGAGCGGGTTGTCAGCCATGCCGGATTGCTGCTTTATCCGGAGCGGATGGAGCTTCATCTGAACGGCAAGTCCGTCATGGTGAGCAAGAAAGAGACCGTGCTGCTGGAAACGCTGCTCGAGCGCAGTCCCCGCGTCGTAAGCCGCGAGACGATTCTGGAGAAGCTGTGGGACGATACGTTCGTGGACGACAACACGCTCAGCGTCAACATTACTCGCATCCGCAAGCGGCTGGCGGAGCTCGGCATCGAGCAAGCGCTTGAAACCGTGCGCGGCTCGGGATACCGTCTCAATCCCGTGTGGACGGAAGAGGGCGCGCGATGAAGCTGTTTTTGCGCGAGCATCTGCCATTGATCATCTGGTCCGTGGCTCAATGGGCCGTCGTGCTGCTTGTCTACCGGCTCAACGGCTTCGAGCGGTTGTCGACGACGGTATATGTCGTCTTTCTATGCGCGGTGCTGTTCGGCTGTTATCTGCTGATCCGTTATTTCACGCATCGCGGCTTCTATGCCCGGCTTTCGAACCGGCTGTCTTCGCTGGGGCAGTCCGTGGGACGCCGGGAATTTTCGCCGCTTCCTTCAGCGCTGGGCCGGCTGCTGGATGCCCAATACAGTCATTACCGCAACGAGATTCAGGCCTGGGAGCGCAAGCAGCGGGAGCATCTGATCTTCATCAACCAATGGGCGCACCAGATGAAGACGCCGCTGTCCGTCATCGAAATGATTACGCAGGACGAAGACGATGAGCGCTTCCAAAGCATATCGGAAGAGGTCGACCGGATGCGGCACGGCATCGACATGATGCTGTATACGGCCAGGCTCGAGACGTTCGAGCAGGATTTCAGCGTCGAATCCGTATCGCTGCGGCAGATGGCGAGCGAAGCCGTACACGAATACAAGCGGTTGTTCATCCGCAGCCACGTCTATCCCGAAATGAACGTCGACGAACGTTTCGTCGTGCAAACCGACGCCAAATGGCTTCGGTTTATTGTGCTGCAGCTTTTGTCCAATGCGATTAAGTATTCGTCAGGCAGCGGCAGCAAGGTATCGGTTACCGCATTCGAGCGGGACGGAGCGCCGGTGTTCGAAATTCGCGACCGGGGCGTCGGCATTCCGAAAGCGGACCGCAAGCGCGTGTTTCAAGCCTTCTATACGGGAGAGAACGGCAGGTCATTCAAAGAGTCGACGGGCATGGGGCTGTATCTGGCGAGCGAGGTCGCGAGGAAGCTGGACTTGCGGCTGGAGCTGGAATCGGAGGTCGGAGAAGGCACGGCGGCGCGAATCGTATTCGGCCGCAACCTTACAGCGTTGTAATGTTGCTGAAAGCCTGATCAATAGGAGATCGGCGCTCTGAGAGGGTACACTGGTGGCATCATGCATACGCAATCAAGGAGGACATAAATTAAGATGGATCTGCTAACCGTCCGCAATCTCGGCAAAATCTACACGGGCGCCGTCTCGTACGAGGCGCTCGCGAATATCGACTTCACGGTGGAAGAGGGTGAATTCGTCGGCATCATGGGACCGTCGGGGAGCGGGAAGACGACGCTGCTCAACATGGTGTCGACGATTGACCGTCCGACATCCGGCGAAGTCCGGATCGCGGGCGAGGACCCGTACCTGTTGACTTACGACCAGCTGGCGCTGTTCCGGAGACGGGAGCTCGGCTTCGTGTTTCAGGCTTACAATCTGCTGCAAACGCTGACCGTCAAAGAAAACATTATGCTGCCGCTCGTGCTGGACGGCTTGCCGCTGGCGGATATGAACCGACGCGCGGATGAGCTTGCGGAGAAGCTCGGCATATCGTCCATCCTGGGCAAGCGCACGTACGAAATTTCCGGCGGGCAGGCGCAGCGGACGGCGATCGCGCGGGCGCTGATCCACCGGCCTAAACTGGTGTTGGCGGATGAGCCGACCGGTAATCTGGATTCCAAGGCCGCGCGGGACGTCATGGAAATTCTGGGGAAACGAAACGCGGAGGACCGCACGACCATGCTGCTCGTGACGCACGATGCGGCCGCGGCCAGCTACTGCAACCGCGTCATCTTTATCAAGGACGGCCGCTTGTACAACGAGATTCACTGCGGGGACAGCCGCGCCGCGTTCTACCAGCGGATCATCGATTTGCTGTCGATGATGGGAGGGACCGAGCATGAATTTTCGCCAGTTCGCCATTCATAACGTCCTGCGCAATAAGCGCGTTTATATGGCCCATTTTCTCAGCAGCGCATTCTCGGTCATGATCTTCTTCACGTATGCGCTGCTGCTGTTCCATCCGGATTTGCAGGGGGAGCTGGTGTCGTCGAGCGGCACGATGAGCAGGCTCGCTACGTTCGGCCTGCAGATATCGGAAGTCATTATTTTCGTGTTCTCGTTCTTCTTCCTCCTCTATTCGGTCGGCGCGTTTCTGAAGCTGCGCAAAAAAGAATTCGGCGTTCTTATCCTGCTCGGCATGTCGAGGAGGCAGCTGAACCGGATGCTCTTCGCCGAGAATGCATGGCTTGGTTTCGCCGCCCTCCTGTTCGGCATCGGGGCGGGGCTGGTATTCGCCAAGCTGATCCTGCTCGCGAGCGCGCAGCTGCTGTCGATCGAGAACGGTCTTCGCTTCTACGTCCCGCTGAAAGCCGTTCTGCTGACGATCGCCGCGTTTGGCGCGCTGTTTCTGATGATCGCATTGCTAACCTCCGTTATGGCAGGCCGAAAAAATGTGGCCGAACTGATTTTGGCGGAGGAAAAGCCTAAGCCTGAGCTGAAGGCGTCGATCGGCTTGTCCGCTTTAGCGATATTGCTATTGGCTGGCGGCTACGGGGCCGTACTCGATTTTGCGTTCAATCGGCATTTCTCCTTCTTGCAGCTGCTCGGCGGCGTCGTCTTGACGATCGCCGGGACGTATTTGCTCTTCTCCCAGACAAGCGTGTACGGGCTGCGTGCTTTAAGAGGCGGTAAGTTATTCTTTCGCAGGACGAACATACTGATGCTGTCGGAATTGACGTACCGGATGCGCGACAACGCGGCCACCTTTTTCATTGTGTCGATCGTTTCCGCGGTGGCGTTTACCGGCATCGGCACGACGCTCGCGCTCGGCGACCCCGGCTTGGCATCTATGAGCAATCCGTATGCGTTTAGCTACAGGACCGGTCCTGACGAGGCGATCACGCGGAAAAGCGTGGAGGAAATCGGCTCTGCGCTGACCAAAGCGGATCATTCGTATACCGTGCACGATGTCACGACGCTGCAGACCGACACTAGTTATACGCTGGTAAAATTGAGCGAATATAACGTCCTTGCGGCAGAGCTTGGCTATCCGGCCGAAACGCTGGGAGGCGACGACGAAATGCTGTTAACGCCGTCGTACCTATGGCAGAAGGAGGATTGGGATCAGACCGGCATTCCGTCGGGAGACGAGACGCTGGATGCGGGCAGCGGAAAGCCGGTCATGCAGGTCTTTCATCTGGCCGTTGGCGACCGGCAGGCATCGCCGCACGTCGTTGAATACGTACCGCACATAGTGGTCCCGGAGATCGGCTACGCCGGCACGATGGTTGTGACGGATGCGTTATACGCGCGGCTGCTTCAAGGCGTCACCGATTCCAGCGCGCAGCTTTACAAGCAATATCTCTTCAACGTGCCTGACTGGCAGAAGACCGGTGAGTTGTCGAAGGAGCTTACAAGCAGCATAAACAAGTACGGCCAAGGCTATATGCGTTCGCTGGCGCTGGAATGGATCGCGTCCAAGCAGGAGAACGGCATGCTGTTCATCATGAGCGGACTTGTCGGCATCGTGTTCTTCACGTTCGCCGCGAGCGCGATCTATTTCCGGCTGTACGCGGACATGGACCGCGACGAGAAGCAGTACGGCATGATCGCCAAGGTCGGGCTGAGCAGCAAAGAGCTGAGCCGTATCATGACGCGGCAGCTGCTGCTGATGTTCTTCGTACCGCTGGCCATGGCGCTGGTGCACAGCACGGTCGCGTTCGCCGCGCTGCAGATGCTCGTCGACTATTCCGTCGTGACGCATTCGCTCGTTATTTTCGCTTCGTTCGCGGCTATTCAATTGGTCTATTTCTCGATAGCAAGATGGCGCACGATCGAGCATTTGAGACGCAAGCTGGCTGAACCCGGGTTGGCCCGATGAATCGGCGATAATCGGCAAGCGGTGAGCGGCGAGTGGCAAGCTCCGCAGGAAATAAGGTATCATGGGAAAAAAGGACCGAGGAGCGTGCCCGGAGTGGAGCAGCTGAAGCAGAAAATCATACAGGAAGGCATCGTGCTGGGCGGCGGCGTGCTGAAGGTCGATTCGTTCCTGAATCACCAGGTGGACCCGGAGCTGATGCTGGAGATCGGGCGGACGTTCGCGGGGCTGTTTCGGGCCAGCGGCGTGACGAGGATCATGACGATCGAGTCCCCCGGCATCGCGCCGGCCGTGCTGACGGGTCTCGAGCTGGGCGTGCCGATGGTGTTCGCGCGCAAACGGAAATCGCTGACGCTTCAAGATGACCTGTACACCGAGAAGGTGTACTCGTTCACGAAACGGGAAGAGAGCGAGGTTACGGTGTCGAAAAAGTTTCTGGCGCCGGCTGACCGCGTGCTCATCATTGACGATTTTCTCGCCAACGGGGAGGCGGCGCTCGGCATGGCCCGCATTATCCGGCAAGCCGGAGCGGAAGTGGCCGGCATCGGCATCGTGATCGAGAAATCGTTCCAAAGCGGGCGCGGCAAGCTGCTGGAGCAGGGCTATCGCGTCGAGTCGCTCGCGCGCATCGCTTCGCTTGACGATGGCAAGGTGACGTTCGTTTAAGGCCGGCTGGAAGCTTAAAAAAACGTCCTCGCCTTAGCGGCTGAGGACGTTTTCTTCTTTATCGCGGCTGTTCAGCTGAAGCAGCGCTTGCGCGATCGATACGGTTAGCGAATAGAACACCGCATACATCGTGACCGTAACGACGCCATCGAAAATATAGAGGGCTGAGCTAGGCTCGTCGATATTGCCGTTGATCAATCGGTTGGACGCATATTTCATAAAGAACAGGAGGATGAGCGGGAAGGCCAAGCCGCTGATTCTCTTCCCCTCCTTGTGAATGGCGTGCGCCTGCGCTTGGTTGCCCATGATCATGAAAGTGGACGGGACGCCATAAAAGTTGTAGATGGGAATGAGCATGCAGGCAAGCGATTTTCCCGGCGAACGGGGATAGTCCGGAATGAGTCGGTTCAAGTCGCCATGAACGACATAAATCCAGACGAGATAGATGACGATGACGGCCAGGTACAGCACGGCTAGCGTTAACGATATTTTGTCGTTCCAGTCCA
It includes:
- a CDS encoding response regulator transcription factor; amino-acid sequence: MYDIMIVEDDDKIATMLQAHIRKYGYNGIVVDDFERVLDRFRELEPHMVLLDINLPSFDGYYWCRQIRSVSTCPIIVISARSGKMDQLMALENGADDYMTKPFHYEIVMAKIRNQLRRAYGDFAAKERVVSHAGLLLYPERMELHLNGKSVMVSKKETVLLETLLERSPRVVSRETILEKLWDDTFVDDNTLSVNITRIRKRLAELGIEQALETVRGSGYRLNPVWTEEGAR
- a CDS encoding alpha-L-rhamnosidase C-terminal domain-containing protein gives rise to the protein MDTTMINQQMPRWIWHPEREERLSCVLRRTFTTAHEIRQVSLHTACTGAMRVVLDGQLIAELAERPGNAGAFTRIELDALLPGEHELRLEMACSAIIPIYEVNYYLWNRRVGAIAFLQGEGLWLTTDEQWQADETAAAQICLLGEEPFGDLENSPPAFVAGGFGDIAAYELQEVQAMETASLEASVTGGTVRVSGFHGQDGALVKPEQAKLELFYHLRKQNEWKAMRQLQNDMKLDNASKVLVDLLAEHNCRFAVSNHGDQPVKLLWNGAESLMELERYDGCITEWLVIPPGETVYTLPQGCRYIQLYALGEQGTPFELELAFQSVHVALNQVGELQSEDAQLNEIFDVSAHTSRICHQIGLWDGIKRDRLNWTFDFYLAAKSCYFLWDDTKVIQRAVRELGVDTPSGHWMNGICEYTLWWLKTVCEYYVQTGDKSFVQEMKEPLQRHIEWVRKNTRPGEGLMEEDGILIEWVPLKQEERVVALQAIYALTHADLVKLSADMPELELEPLLDWPIKALTSADFLKEPYALAVKVLGIASGYVSAEAAEAFLDGYVLEDPITPLSAYQLAECYSRFGKHERAYDIISLVWGGMLKQGATTFWEAYTHGGGSEARDFHDALTTYTAYGSYRMSLCHSWSSTPVKWIGEVVLGVQPLEPGYKTVKVSPKPVGGIRACSGTVNTPHGAIQVRWHVDASGKVCTQVTAPPGVQVVEFSENQTV
- a CDS encoding sensor histidine kinase: MKLFLREHLPLIIWSVAQWAVVLLVYRLNGFERLSTTVYVVFLCAVLFGCYLLIRYFTHRGFYARLSNRLSSLGQSVGRREFSPLPSALGRLLDAQYSHYRNEIQAWERKQREHLIFINQWAHQMKTPLSVIEMITQDEDDERFQSISEEVDRMRHGIDMMLYTARLETFEQDFSVESVSLRQMASEAVHEYKRLFIRSHVYPEMNVDERFVVQTDAKWLRFIVLQLLSNAIKYSSGSGSKVSVTAFERDGAPVFEIRDRGVGIPKADRKRVFQAFYTGENGRSFKESTGMGLYLASEVARKLDLRLELESEVGEGTAARIVFGRNLTAL
- the vanT gene encoding serine racemase VanT catalytic subunit, with protein sequence MDAKRSYGWLDLAKLAAALLVIANHTGPLASWSGEADFVLTNVISRLAVPFFFMASGFFFFRSKPPVKKFITRVGGLYAIGILIYLPVNMYAGYISRESTVSELLKDVVFDGTFYHLWYLPALLLGTMIVYGLRLLLRDRTILIVTGVLYAVGLFGDSYFGIAARVDVLSAFYEQLLNVFGQTRNGLFFTPFFIALGAYAGHKAAVVSKADARSARWYGGLFLASFTLLQIEGTVLHRLALQHDEVMYVALVPAEYALFRLLTIRSRKSFPRVRYMSTAAYLLHPMAILFVRGVAKLLGIQAVVIGNSFVFFAAVTAVTLLSAAALARFSSLRSSTSSEPGKPRAWVEINLAHLDHNARALKQALPEGTSLMAVVKANAYGHGSVGIAKRLNRGGNRHFAVAEIGEAVELRKAGIKGEILVFGYTPTERLDELIRWKLTQTVIHADDARRLQAHGGKFKVHVKLDTGMNRLGEQSDRDDEILSMYRHSRLQVTGTYSHLAEADSLDPSDIAFSRQQIGRFRQAIARIREAGLNPGQLHLQSSYGILNFPDLEMDLARPGIALYGLLSSEGDAIRTNIDLRPVLSLKASVSRVHPVRAGESVGYNRSFTASSDTMVATIAIGYADGIAREVNERGGSVIIHGRRAPIVGRICMDQLTVDVSGIPDVSQGDTATIIGEDGAERITAGEIAKRTGTITNEILCAMGTRAPKLFITEQPKLELGPSSDANAQVGAAVRAGTGIHAPQQ
- a CDS encoding D-alanine--D-alanine ligase family protein, which codes for MMNNKINLAILFGGASTEHEVSLSSAAAVIEHLDRSIYSLILIGITREGRWLRYLGDEDGIREDRWHSYPDCTSAFLSPDRSMKGLFELVGTEYRFTPIEAVFPVLHGKNGEDGTLQGLLELADLPFVGCGSLSSAVCMDKAIAKSLIEAEGIPVPPAVVLTAAQWAAGDRAGLERLPFPVYVKPARSGSSIGITKAHGPAELEAGIAIALQHDDKLVIETHIDGVEIGCAVLGSEEELFVGVLDEIELEGSFFDYDEKYSLRTSSIHLPARIGDTKTAEARNMALRIYRTLGCKGFARVDLFLSRDGRLYFNEVNTIPGFTAASRYPNMMRAAGLAFPDLLNRLVAEALNKRPEGLNNRARGE
- a CDS encoding D-alanyl-D-alanine carboxypeptidase family protein, producing MMPITRNSIDETSLSRCRMVYLGEEEVGRGNLILVNAEHPVRNVETRLAPVAESLLTAPGTEEPDVALDAVCLAQLSSLLDACGGKERITVVSGYRSKAMQRMIYMDTLRERGPAFTESYVALPGASEHQTGLAVDVGLAGDGLDYIAPSFSEESDAAKRFKQLAPAYGFIQRYEEGKRPITGIACEPWHYRYVGYPHSAVMACESLCLEEYTAFVREHACGRKHLFVEDGDRRFEIYYVEATAGFTLVPVPDEKAANWDVSGNNVDGFVVTVAYEKEPDRHGR
- a CDS encoding ABC transporter ATP-binding protein, with amino-acid sequence MDLLTVRNLGKIYTGAVSYEALANIDFTVEEGEFVGIMGPSGSGKTTLLNMVSTIDRPTSGEVRIAGEDPYLLTYDQLALFRRRELGFVFQAYNLLQTLTVKENIMLPLVLDGLPLADMNRRADELAEKLGISSILGKRTYEISGGQAQRTAIARALIHRPKLVLADEPTGNLDSKAARDVMEILGKRNAEDRTTMLLVTHDAAAASYCNRVIFIKDGRLYNEIHCGDSRAAFYQRIIDLLSMMGGTEHEFSPVRHS